Proteins found in one Candidatus Eisenbacteria bacterium genomic segment:
- a CDS encoding ATP-binding protein, whose product MLTGARQTGKTTLAKAKYPELRYVNLDAPENREMLRKISTPAWAASVGNAVLDEAQKEPVVFEKVKYAYDDKGISFSLILGSSQILLLKKIRESLAGRVAIFELWPLLMSEIHAEDYARELKSPLLDRLLTEENVEDVLRKAPPLFLDKEDSRAHDAEDYMLRWGGMPALLTLSGEERWKWLRDYEYTYLERDLSDLTRLDDLEPFTKFQRLSALRSGRLLNYSELARDASVSVDTARRYMEYLRLSYQITLLQPYYKNITSSVIKTPKLYLLDVGLLRQLSGQRGELSGEIYETMVVNEIFKWIKTAQRNVDMFFYRTRSRLELDLLLKSEKGFVGIEIKSRDSVVPSDIRAMKEIASALKKRWLGGLVVYRGDEIRKLSEPMIWAVPSRRLFI is encoded by the coding sequence GTGTTGACTGGTGCAAGACAGACGGGGAAGACCACTCTCGCAAAGGCAAAGTATCCCGAACTGCGGTACGTAAACCTCGATGCACCCGAGAACCGTGAGATGCTCAGAAAGATTTCGACGCCAGCGTGGGCAGCGTCTGTGGGTAATGCCGTTCTCGACGAGGCGCAAAAGGAGCCCGTTGTATTTGAGAAGGTCAAGTATGCGTACGATGACAAAGGTATATCATTCTCCCTGATCTTGGGTTCAAGTCAAATCCTGCTGTTGAAAAAGATAAGGGAATCCTTGGCTGGTCGCGTAGCGATATTTGAGCTGTGGCCACTGCTCATGAGCGAAATCCATGCCGAGGACTATGCCAGAGAACTCAAGTCTCCGCTTCTTGACAGGTTGTTGACAGAAGAGAACGTTGAAGATGTTCTGAGGAAGGCTCCTCCTCTGTTTCTCGACAAGGAGGACAGCAGGGCACATGACGCCGAAGACTACATGCTCAGGTGGGGCGGTATGCCTGCGCTACTTACGCTATCAGGTGAAGAGAGATGGAAATGGCTTAGAGATTACGAATACACCTACCTCGAGAGGGATCTGTCAGACCTTACCAGACTCGACGACCTCGAACCTTTCACCAAGTTTCAAAGATTGTCTGCTCTCCGCTCGGGTAGGTTGCTCAACTATTCGGAGCTTGCCCGCGATGCCTCTGTGAGCGTTGACACCGCACGCAGGTACATGGAATATCTTCGGCTTTCTTATCAGATCACACTTCTTCAGCCATATTACAAGAACATTACGAGCTCAGTGATCAAGACACCGAAACTCTACTTGCTTGACGTCGGGCTTCTGAGGCAGTTGAGCGGCCAAAGAGGAGAGCTTTCCGGAGAGATTTACGAAACAATGGTTGTGAATGAGATATTCAAGTGGATAAAAACAGCTCAGAGGAACGTTGACATGTTTTTCTATAGAACTCGCTCGCGCCTTGAGCTCGACCTTCTATTGAAGAGTGAAAAGGGTTTTGTTGGCATAGAAATAAAGAGTCGAGATTCAGTTGTGCCCTCGGACATCAGAGCAATGAAGGAAATCGCATCTGCCCTCAAGAAAAGATGGCTCGGTGGGCTTGTAGTCTATCGGGGCGATGAAATAAGAAAGTTGTCGGAACCTATGATATGGGCTGTCCCATCGCGGCGATTGTTCATTTGA
- a CDS encoding nitrilase-related carbon-nitrogen hydrolase: MKVAFVQTKPVFGEKARNLESAAKLIEKTDCDLFVLPELFATGYSFSSKEEVRCLSEKIPQGETTAFLSKLAKDKVAYIVFGIAEKAGPAFYNSAVLLSPRGFVGCYRKVHLFLNEKKLFRPGNTGFQVFNIGLARLGIIICFDWLFPESMRTLALKGADVVCHPANLVLPFCQTAMLTRCLENRVFAVTANRTGTEKRAGKTLTFTGGSQMVDPSGTPLIKAGTKREEVGIFEIDPTDSRDKWFTPGNHVLKDRRPEFYAR, encoded by the coding sequence ATGAAGGTCGCATTTGTTCAGACGAAGCCCGTCTTCGGAGAGAAAGCACGAAATCTGGAGAGTGCAGCGAAACTCATCGAGAAAACTGACTGTGACCTATTTGTTTTGCCTGAGCTCTTTGCAACCGGGTATTCGTTTTCGTCGAAGGAGGAAGTCAGGTGTCTATCTGAGAAGATTCCTCAGGGGGAGACGACCGCCTTTCTTTCGAAACTGGCGAAAGACAAAGTGGCCTACATAGTTTTTGGCATAGCCGAAAAGGCAGGTCCTGCATTCTACAATTCAGCAGTTCTTCTGTCCCCGAGAGGCTTTGTCGGATGCTATCGGAAAGTCCATCTCTTTCTGAATGAGAAGAAGCTGTTTCGTCCGGGAAACACAGGATTTCAAGTCTTCAACATTGGCCTTGCAAGGCTTGGCATCATCATTTGTTTCGACTGGCTCTTCCCGGAATCCATGAGAACCCTCGCACTAAAAGGAGCCGATGTCGTCTGCCATCCCGCAAACCTTGTCCTCCCATTCTGCCAGACCGCGATGTTGACAAGATGCCTGGAAAACAGAGTCTTTGCCGTCACTGCAAACAGGACTGGGACTGAGAAGCGGGCAGGAAAAACGCTCACGTTCACGGGCGGAAGTCAGATGGTAGACCCCTCCGGCACTCCCCTCATCAAAGCGGGAACAAAGAGAGAAGAAGTCGGCATTTTCGAAATCGATCCAACGGACTCCCGCGACAAGTGGTTCACCCCTGGCAACCACGTTTTGAAGGACAGAAGACCTGAGTTCTATGCGCGGTGA
- a CDS encoding M14 family metallopeptidase has protein sequence MKARRIFSAVGFLVLFTSIGILPSFAETLTPFHPGGIYDPAVPTPQSFLGYEVAAKPAHWVEVQSYFKALAAFTRRVQFEEYGKTFEGRSLFYLVISSEENMQRIDEIKKSIGKLSDPRTISDSQAASISENTPSVVWLAYSVHGDELSSTDAAIQVAYQLAAGIDSLTNALRRELVVIVNPLQNPDGRERFLSQIESFSSTFPNPDNQSLEHGGFWPYGRGNHYLFDLNRDWFILVTPEIRGQVAAVRKWNPQLLVDSHEMGEFGSYLFSPPREPFNPNMTDNLKKWWKVFAKDQARAFDRYGWSYYTREWSELWFPGYASSWSCYTGAVGILYEQAGVQGSLVKRPDGSILTYREAVHHHITSSIANLTTAAKNRKELLKDFYSGKKAALELSKGSSKAYCIVPGESETRSYELAKTLAFQGVEIQVASDSFSGREVRSFWGERSGEKTFPRGSFIIFLNQPLRPLIQAILDFDPRMNDSFLKQERAELEKRGETKIYETTAWSLPMAYNVDCYTVGRLETVKATPFVEKEPSPGSVLNENPAYGFVFDCSSDNAIHAVSDFLEEGCKIWASVEPFKIEGTSFSRGSFLLRRKDNKESLVEIAKTVSAKTRVKISGVNTALSDEGPDLGGDRFRQLELPRIAVLSGNPVDFTSYGALWYLLDRVYKVRFSSLDAARMREFDFGKYNCIILPSVWGGRAEYTRALGEAGLKKLKGWVEDGGTLIGLSSASAFLADTSSNFSRVRLREQALSELGDFEEALKKELRGEKVEIDSTLVWDFSRPEKGEEKKEEKSVEPRKGDLEKLIEEDENSRLFMPRGAIMRVNLDGEHWLSSGMPRRVPAIVYSSEAFFSKRPIATVGRFAESDSLRVSGLLWPEARTRWQKTAYLTREPFGRGQIILFSGEPHFRAYFHGTERLLMNAIFLGPGMGAYRKVPW, from the coding sequence ATGAAAGCCAGGAGAATCTTTTCTGCGGTCGGCTTTCTCGTGCTGTTCACGTCCATCGGTATTCTTCCGTCTTTTGCTGAGACTCTTACCCCATTCCATCCGGGAGGGATCTACGACCCCGCTGTCCCGACTCCTCAGTCCTTCCTGGGCTATGAAGTTGCCGCGAAACCTGCGCACTGGGTAGAAGTGCAATCGTATTTCAAGGCGCTTGCAGCTTTTACAAGAAGAGTCCAGTTTGAGGAGTACGGAAAAACCTTTGAGGGTAGATCCCTTTTCTATCTCGTCATCAGTTCAGAAGAAAACATGCAGAGAATTGATGAGATAAAGAAATCTATCGGCAAGCTTTCCGACCCCAGGACAATCTCGGATTCACAAGCCGCATCGATTTCCGAGAACACGCCCTCCGTTGTATGGCTTGCTTACAGTGTCCATGGCGATGAGCTTTCGAGCACGGATGCGGCAATTCAAGTTGCCTACCAGCTTGCAGCGGGCATTGACTCGTTGACGAACGCTTTGAGACGGGAGCTGGTGGTGATCGTCAACCCTCTCCAGAACCCCGACGGAAGAGAGCGATTCCTCTCGCAGATTGAATCGTTCTCGAGCACATTTCCCAACCCGGACAATCAGAGTCTGGAACATGGGGGCTTCTGGCCATACGGAAGAGGAAACCATTATCTTTTTGACTTGAACAGAGACTGGTTCATCCTTGTCACGCCGGAAATCAGAGGGCAGGTGGCAGCCGTCAGAAAGTGGAATCCGCAATTGCTCGTTGATTCCCACGAGATGGGTGAATTTGGCTCATACCTCTTTTCTCCACCGAGAGAACCGTTCAATCCGAACATGACCGACAATTTGAAGAAGTGGTGGAAAGTTTTTGCAAAAGATCAGGCGAGAGCATTCGACCGCTACGGATGGAGCTACTACACAAGAGAATGGTCCGAACTCTGGTTTCCTGGATACGCGAGCTCATGGTCCTGCTATACCGGCGCAGTCGGAATTCTCTACGAGCAGGCTGGCGTCCAGGGCTCGCTTGTGAAGCGGCCCGACGGGAGCATTCTCACATACCGGGAAGCCGTCCATCATCACATTACGAGCTCAATTGCAAACCTCACAACCGCAGCAAAGAACAGAAAAGAGCTCCTGAAAGACTTCTACTCCGGGAAGAAGGCAGCTCTCGAGCTCAGCAAGGGTTCGTCTAAGGCCTACTGCATCGTTCCCGGAGAAAGCGAAACAAGGTCCTATGAGCTTGCGAAGACTCTGGCTTTCCAGGGAGTGGAGATTCAGGTTGCAAGTGACTCTTTTTCCGGCAGAGAAGTCCGGAGCTTCTGGGGAGAGAGATCAGGGGAGAAAACGTTTCCCAGGGGGAGCTTCATCATATTTCTCAATCAACCCTTGAGACCTCTTATCCAGGCCATACTCGATTTTGATCCCAGGATGAACGACTCGTTCCTGAAGCAAGAGAGGGCAGAGCTGGAGAAAAGGGGAGAGACAAAAATCTATGAGACTACTGCATGGTCACTGCCCATGGCCTACAATGTGGACTGCTACACGGTCGGCAGACTTGAGACAGTCAAAGCAACTCCATTCGTAGAGAAAGAGCCGTCCCCGGGCAGCGTTTTGAATGAAAACCCCGCATATGGATTTGTGTTTGATTGCTCCTCAGACAACGCTATCCATGCCGTCTCCGACTTTCTTGAGGAGGGCTGCAAGATTTGGGCTTCCGTTGAGCCCTTCAAAATCGAGGGAACCTCTTTTTCGAGGGGAAGCTTCCTCCTGAGAAGAAAGGACAACAAGGAATCGCTTGTCGAAATTGCAAAGACGGTGAGTGCGAAGACCAGAGTCAAGATTTCCGGCGTGAACACTGCTCTGTCAGACGAGGGGCCCGACCTCGGGGGTGACAGGTTCCGGCAGCTCGAGCTGCCGAGAATAGCCGTGCTTTCCGGGAATCCGGTTGACTTCACAAGCTACGGCGCGTTGTGGTATCTCCTCGACAGAGTTTATAAGGTCCGCTTCTCCTCACTTGATGCTGCAAGAATGAGGGAGTTCGACTTCGGGAAATATAACTGCATTATCCTTCCTTCGGTATGGGGAGGCCGGGCGGAATACACGAGGGCTCTTGGTGAAGCAGGCCTGAAGAAGCTGAAGGGATGGGTTGAGGATGGCGGAACGCTTATTGGACTCTCTTCAGCATCTGCATTTCTGGCAGATACGTCATCGAATTTCAGTAGGGTGCGGCTCCGCGAGCAGGCCCTCAGTGAGCTTGGCGATTTCGAGGAGGCATTGAAGAAGGAATTGAGAGGCGAGAAAGTAGAAATAGACAGTACTCTTGTCTGGGACTTTTCCAGGCCGGAAAAGGGTGAGGAAAAGAAGGAGGAGAAATCTGTCGAACCCAGGAAAGGCGATCTCGAGAAGCTCATTGAGGAAGATGAGAACTCAAGGCTCTTCATGCCCAGGGGAGCGATCATGAGAGTCAATCTTGACGGGGAACACTGGCTCTCCTCCGGAATGCCAAGGAGAGTCCCCGCAATTGTCTATTCATCAGAAGCATTTTTCTCAAAGAGGCCTATCGCGACAGTGGGACGTTTCGCGGAAAGCGACAGCTTGAGAGTTTCGGGATTGCTCTGGCCGGAGGCGAGAACTCGCTGGCAGAAAACTGCATACTTGACCAGAGAACCATTTGGCCGCGGACAAATAATTCTCTTCTCCGGTGAACCACATTTCAGAGCATACTTTCACGGTACAGAGAGGCTTCTCATGAATGCAATCTTTCTGGGACCCGGTATGGGCGCATACAGGAAAGTGCCATGGTGA
- a CDS encoding type IV toxin-antitoxin system AbiEi family antitoxin: MKTTYSMQNPEERAAKFEAELVQTLPNLLPSLRISRIRRQQRIGPLDVDLVLDVSTPLGRRRRIYVEIKLAATPSRIREGLRQFKALIPNQRHAYPVLASTFLGPRAREICREEGFGYLDLAGNCFLQFEDLYLERIVDKNPFPRPGRPSSLFTPVSSRILRALLEEPVRTWKVGELAQAAQVSLGQTSNVCRRLLGEDYVVKFQGRIQSNQAGKLLDAWREQYTLAKNTQVAYYSFEREPEQLMARLAATADPRQWRYAVTSFAAAFLVAPFVRGIGTVAWYVDGAATIDTWVKALDLRPAEAGPNVILLVPYDVGVFYRTQSVNSIALVGNVQLYLDLYGDPGRGREQAEFLRKEKLGF, from the coding sequence ATGAAAACGACATATTCCATGCAGAATCCTGAAGAGAGAGCTGCGAAGTTTGAAGCCGAGCTTGTGCAAACATTGCCCAACCTCTTGCCTTCGCTGAGGATCTCGCGCATCCGACGCCAACAGCGCATTGGTCCACTGGATGTTGACTTGGTCCTTGATGTATCGACCCCGCTTGGTCGACGGCGGCGAATCTATGTGGAAATCAAACTGGCTGCCACGCCGAGTCGCATCAGGGAGGGGCTGCGGCAGTTCAAAGCCCTTATTCCTAACCAGAGACATGCATATCCGGTGCTAGCTTCAACCTTCCTCGGGCCTCGTGCTCGAGAAATCTGTCGGGAAGAAGGATTCGGCTACTTAGACCTTGCCGGAAACTGTTTTCTTCAATTCGAAGATCTGTATTTGGAAAGAATCGTGGACAAGAATCCGTTCCCGCGGCCTGGGCGGCCCTCATCGTTGTTCACACCTGTCTCAAGCCGCATTCTTCGAGCCCTCCTCGAAGAACCCGTGCGTACTTGGAAAGTGGGTGAGTTGGCGCAAGCCGCACAGGTCAGCCTTGGCCAAACGTCCAATGTCTGCCGTCGCCTTCTGGGAGAGGACTATGTTGTGAAATTTCAAGGTCGCATCCAATCGAACCAAGCTGGCAAGTTATTGGATGCCTGGCGTGAACAATACACGCTCGCAAAGAATACTCAGGTGGCCTACTATAGTTTTGAGCGTGAACCAGAGCAGCTCATGGCCCGCTTGGCGGCCACTGCCGATCCTCGGCAGTGGCGGTACGCGGTCACCTCTTTTGCGGCAGCATTTCTTGTGGCTCCATTTGTACGTGGCATCGGGACTGTTGCATGGTATGTGGATGGCGCAGCAACTATCGATACATGGGTTAAAGCATTGGACCTCCGACCTGCAGAGGCTGGGCCGAATGTGATTCTGCTAGTCCCCTACGATGTTGGGGTGTTTTATCGAACTCAATCCGTGAACAGTATTGCATTGGTCGGGAACGTGCAACTCTACCTGGATCTTTACGGTGATCCGGGCAGGGGAAGAGAACAAGCTGAGTTCCTTCGGAAAGAGAAGTTGGGTTTTTGA
- a CDS encoding class I SAM-dependent DNA methyltransferase — protein sequence MTKSRTGLFRKNNGANLGFEERLWQAADKLRSNMDAAEYKHVVLGLIFLKYISDAFEEHRSKLVSEKKLGANPEDPDEYRAFTIFWVPKEARWSYLQANAKQPAIGKLIDDAMVAIERDNKNLRGVLPRDYARPALDKQRLGELIDLVGTIGLGDAENRSKDILGRVYEYFLGQFASAEGKKGGQFYTPRCVVGVLVEMLTPYKGRVYDPCCGSGGMFVQSEKFIKEHGGRVGDISIYGQESNSTTWRLAKMNLAIRGIDANLGPEHGDSFHRDLHPDLKADYVLANPFFNDSNWGGERLREDKRWKFGVPPTGNANFAWVQHFIHHLSPTGLAGFVLANGSMSSSQSGEGEIRKAVIEADLVDCMIALPGQLFYNTQIPACLWFIARDKSGKSTSPRLRGKGGGEGFRDRRGRVLFIDTRKLGTMIDRTHGELTKENITNIAGTYHAWRGRRSPSPSGGEGSGEGGYRDIPGFCKSATLEEIRKHSHVLTPGRYVGAEAAQEDDEPFEDKMKRLTATLREQKREATKLDAAIWDNLKKLGFGE from the coding sequence ATGACCAAGAGTCGAACAGGTCTTTTCAGAAAGAACAACGGGGCCAATCTCGGGTTTGAGGAAAGACTCTGGCAGGCTGCAGACAAACTGCGCAGCAACATGGACGCTGCCGAGTATAAGCATGTTGTTCTCGGACTCATCTTTCTGAAGTACATTTCAGACGCATTCGAGGAACACCGCAGCAAGCTCGTCAGTGAAAAGAAGCTCGGGGCCAATCCAGAAGACCCGGATGAGTACCGTGCTTTCACCATCTTTTGGGTGCCAAAGGAAGCCCGCTGGTCGTATCTCCAGGCCAACGCCAAGCAACCCGCAATCGGTAAGCTCATTGATGATGCGATGGTCGCCATCGAGCGCGATAACAAAAATCTTAGGGGGGTACTTCCAAGAGACTACGCCCGTCCCGCCCTCGACAAGCAGCGCCTCGGCGAGCTCATCGACCTCGTCGGCACCATAGGCCTCGGCGACGCCGAGAACCGCTCAAAGGATATCCTCGGTCGCGTCTACGAATACTTCCTTGGACAGTTTGCAAGCGCCGAGGGCAAGAAAGGCGGCCAGTTTTACACGCCACGATGCGTTGTCGGTGTGTTGGTCGAGATGCTCACGCCTTACAAGGGACGCGTCTATGACCCGTGCTGCGGCTCCGGTGGGATGTTTGTCCAGAGCGAAAAGTTCATCAAGGAACACGGCGGCAGGGTGGGGGACATCAGCATCTACGGCCAGGAGTCGAATTCCACCACGTGGCGGCTGGCCAAGATGAACCTTGCCATCCGGGGCATTGACGCAAACCTCGGCCCGGAGCACGGCGACAGCTTCCACCGCGACCTGCACCCGGACCTCAAGGCCGATTACGTTCTGGCAAACCCATTCTTCAACGATAGCAACTGGGGCGGCGAGCGCCTGCGCGAAGACAAACGCTGGAAGTTCGGCGTCCCGCCCACGGGCAATGCCAATTTCGCTTGGGTGCAACACTTCATCCACCACTTGAGCCCAACAGGTCTTGCCGGATTCGTGCTCGCCAACGGGAGCATGTCCTCCAGCCAATCCGGCGAAGGCGAAATCCGCAAAGCCGTAATCGAAGCCGACCTTGTGGACTGCATGATCGCCCTGCCCGGACAGCTTTTCTACAACACTCAGATCCCGGCCTGTCTGTGGTTCATCGCCCGCGATAAGTCAGGGAAGTCTACCTCGCCTCGCTTGCGGGGAAAGGGTGGGGGTGAGGGGTTTCGCGACAGACGTGGGCGGGTACTCTTCATCGATACCCGCAAGTTGGGCACGATGATTGACCGCACTCACGGCGAATTGACCAAGGAGAACATCACTAACATCGCAGGCACCTACCATGCCTGGCGTGGACGTCGTTCTCCCTCTCCCTCAGGGGGAGAGGGTAGCGGTGAGGGTGGATACAGGGACATTCCCGGCTTCTGCAAGAGCGCCACGCTGGAAGAGATCCGCAAGCACAGCCATGTGCTCACGCCGGGGCGCTACGTCGGTGCAGAGGCCGCCCAGGAGGATGACGAACCATTCGAAGATAAGATGAAGCGGCTCACCGCGACACTCAGAGAACAGAAGCGGGAAGCTACAAAACTCGACGCAGCAATCTGGGACAACCTGAAGAAGTTGGGCTTTGGAGAGTGA